In Haloarcula hispanica ATCC 33960, one DNA window encodes the following:
- a CDS encoding sulfatase: MSTQPNIIWLTLDSVRADRTSMAPEARDTTPNMQRIANLADGQAFTNCITHAMWSLPSDASMLTGTYPSYHGTGLWNEVLPEEIPTVAERFSDLGYHTAGVSQNAYCSDSTGLSRGFDQFDLVNKSDFLSTVGVRTLLKYALKLRTHSGGYTLSTDQHRTDYLALDLAKRRLRSFQGSEEPFFMFVHTLGAHLPYAPPLSFRDTFTDTLEQTTDEAIETAVEVSSNHYRSTASGCDFSDRTDNALAAMYDGLMSYTDWYVGQFFEYLNSLDLGPTVFVVTGDHGDLLGEDDVLGHQLSLHDGLVNVPMVVHGLQSLADLPADTLLQHIDVMQALLLEAGASPDSLDGFQGQDPRADPRTYALSQRGNDTYETAITQMTEHDPTVDTDRYHSGLLHALRGKRFKFLQSEQGSQLYKLPDEQTDVLELYPSVAAEYRAAFEEAINRVGESQSTDTQRTMTDEMKDHLADLGYVTD, translated from the coding sequence ATGTCGACACAACCGAATATCATCTGGCTCACGCTCGACAGCGTCCGGGCCGATAGAACGAGTATGGCTCCGGAGGCCCGCGATACGACTCCAAACATGCAGCGTATTGCGAACCTGGCCGACGGGCAGGCCTTTACGAACTGCATCACTCATGCTATGTGGTCGCTTCCGTCCGATGCATCGATGCTCACTGGGACTTACCCCTCGTATCATGGAACGGGGCTGTGGAACGAGGTCTTACCCGAAGAGATACCGACCGTAGCCGAGCGCTTCTCGGACCTTGGCTATCATACAGCCGGTGTTTCGCAGAATGCCTACTGCAGCGATTCAACCGGTCTGTCGCGTGGATTTGATCAGTTCGACCTCGTGAACAAATCTGATTTCCTCAGTACGGTTGGAGTCCGGACGCTGTTGAAATATGCTCTCAAACTACGGACACATTCCGGAGGGTATACGCTGTCGACGGACCAGCACCGGACAGATTACCTGGCTCTGGATCTTGCTAAACGTCGATTGCGGTCGTTCCAGGGGTCCGAAGAGCCCTTTTTCATGTTTGTGCATACGCTAGGTGCGCATCTTCCGTACGCACCACCGCTGTCGTTCCGAGATACGTTCACGGACACTCTCGAACAGACAACCGATGAAGCAATCGAAACAGCGGTCGAAGTGAGTTCGAACCACTACCGGTCTACGGCGTCCGGATGTGACTTCTCCGATCGGACCGACAACGCTCTCGCTGCGATGTACGATGGCCTCATGTCGTACACTGATTGGTATGTCGGGCAATTTTTCGAGTACCTGAACTCGCTTGATCTGGGTCCGACAGTGTTCGTTGTGACTGGCGATCACGGTGATCTACTGGGCGAAGACGATGTGCTCGGCCATCAACTGTCGCTCCACGACGGGTTGGTCAACGTCCCAATGGTGGTTCACGGACTCCAATCGCTGGCGGATCTCCCGGCCGATACGCTCTTACAGCACATTGACGTGATGCAAGCGCTGCTTTTAGAGGCTGGCGCCAGTCCTGACTCCCTGGACGGATTCCAGGGTCAGGACCCACGTGCTGACCCCCGAACCTATGCTCTTAGCCAACGCGGGAACGACACGTACGAAACAGCGATCACACAGATGACGGAACATGATCCGACTGTCGATACTGATCGCTATCATTCGGGACTTCTGCATGCCCTCCGCGGCAAACGATTCAAATTTCTGCAGTCTGAACAGGGAAGTCAGCTGTACAAACTCCCGGACGAGCAGACAGACGTTCTCGAATTGTATCCATCGGTCGCCGCCGAATACCGGGCCGCGTTTGAAGAGGCCATCAACCGAGTTGGCGAGTCACAGTCGACCGACACACAGCGGACAATGACAGATGAGATGAAAGATCATCTCGCCGACCTTGGATATGTCACGGACTAA